From the Calditrichota bacterium genome, the window CAAAAGTCGGATATTGAGCACGATTTTTTCTATACTCATCAATATAATTATAAAGATCTGAAATAAAAATAAATCCCGCTCTTTCATTATGTTTTATTCTTAAATACCTGCTTAACCAATTTGAAATCCCATTATCCCTTCGATAATGTAAATCTACTGCTATTGTCAAAGACTCATAATACATAATTTGCCAACTTCCATAAGCATTACCTTTTAATTTGTCTTGAACATGAGAAAATATACATTTACCAGTTTTTTCCAATTGAGTCAAATTTGAATCTACGAGTGGATTTATATATGAATGCAAAAATTCGTGAGCAAGAGTGCCAAGAGTTGCGTCTCCAAAATATCTACCCCAGATTGACGGTTGTATCCCTTTAAAGCAATAAAATTCATTTACTTCACCAACCTTTATTTTTGCACTATAATTGAATCTACCGTTTAATAAACATAATATTACTTTAAAACGATTATTCGATTGTGCTCCAAAAAATGAAGTAAACCATTCAAGATTAAACTTATTTTGAATTATTTCTCTTGCTTCTGTTTCTATTTCCATATATAAATCTGTATGGGCTGAATAAAAATCGTAAAAATTGCTCTCTTCAGAAAATTGTTTCATCTTTTTTATGAAATTTATTACTTCATCTTTTCTCCATCGGTTATCTATGTCAGAAAAGGGTATTTTGTCATCAAATTCAAAATTAGAATTTATATATAGAGCTATATTCATCGGAGCGTTATATGCTATTCCCCGAGTGTTGATTAATTGTTCAGCATATTTTACTGCAGGATGATCTCGTAAATGACTAAAATGTTTTTCTACATCTCGAACATAACTTTTGACTTCTCCTTTATTATATTCTCGTTTTCCAGTTAATCGAAAAATAATACTGGTTAATTCCACACGGGGGTCCACGCTTATTTCTATCACTTCTTTTGATTGAGCTATTGCTGGAAAATTTACAAATATTATATAACTAATCAGAATTATTACAAAATACTTAACTTGAATTGCTTTCATAATTTTACTTTTATCGGCTAACGTGATGATGAACAAGTTTCGTAAGCTACTATAGACAACATATTTAGTCGCATAACATAAATTGCAATCTTTTCTGTAGGTGATTAAAAAAATAGAAATTAACCCATTTTATTAAGAAGTATGAAATCATGTTATGCGACTCATATATCAAAATTAAAGAGAGTCAACGGGGCTGCTCAGAGTCCTTCATCGCCTGTATTTAAAATATGCATGAATGTTGAAGCTGTGAGCGCCATTTGCATCTTATGGTTGGTTGAGTATATTATAAAAAAATAAAATAAAATTGTCAAGTAAAAAATAGAAGAAATAGAAAAAAATTACGCTCTTGATAAAAACTAAACAATGTGATTAGTGCGGTTTTTTTTGTCATACAATTTCTTTCAATGGGAATACTCATATAGGAAGAAAAAACTATGATTAAAAAAAAACCGCCTCAAAATCAGGGCGGTTTTTTTAGAAATTACATGTATGTTGGGCTAAATCTTGTGCTTTTTCAACTCTTCCAACAAGTCATTCATTTTAATCGTCGCCAATCCGATGACTTTGTCGGCGCCGCCGTAGTACACGTAAAGTTCGTCGCCGATGAGGACGGTTCCTTCGGGAAAAACGACATTGGGCACGTCGCCATTTAATTCGTAGCGGCGTTCTGGTTCCAAAATCGGTTTCGGATAGCGCGCAATGACGCGTTCGGGAGATTCCAAATCCAGCAATGCGACGCCAGCGCGGTAAACAGAATTCTTGTCCACACCGTGATAGATCAAAACCCAGCCTTGTTCGGTTTTGATCGGCGGAGGCCCGGCGCCAACTTTGTTAGCTTCCCAGTCAAATTCTGGTTTCATTACGGTAAATTTATCCAATTCGGAAAAATATTGATTCCAATAGCCATTGCTGGGCCGCAAAAGTTGTTCGATGTTATCGAAAAACGCGAATTGAATATTAGGTTCAACTCGGTGAATGAGAATAATTTTTCCGCCGACTGGCTCCGGGAACAACATGGCATCTTTGTCCCAGACGTCAGGAACAACGATGCCGTACTTGGTGTAAGTTTCAAAATTTTCAGTGGAAGCGGCGCAAATGCGAACCTCTTTGCCGTCATATCCCGAATAAAAAATGTAATATTTACCATCCAAATACGTGACGCGAGGGTCTTCGCAGCCTTTTTTTTCATAAGGGTATGTTCGACAAATAACGGGCTCGGGTCTTCGTTCAATAACATTTTGGTTCAAATCCAATTTGGCGTAGCCGATAGTGGAAAAATTTTCCCCTTCCACGGCGCGGTAAAGCATGTGAATGACGTCGCCTTCTCTGATCGTCGCCGGATTCAATACGGCGCGCGATTCCCATGAATTTTCCGCTAACGGTTCTAAAATCGGCCCTTTAATTCTTTCGAGTCTCATTCCTCAGCCTTCCTTTTCCTCTCCTAATAATTCTTATTGCTGATTTGATTATACCTGTACAAAATGATCTTCGCTTGATTCCCTGCATCCCCATTCTTTTACAGGGCATCAGTCGGTTTTTGATTTCAATCACATTAGAGCGATTAAAAGTTTCCAATATAATAAAAAAAATTAGTAAATGCAAGTAATTGTAAAATGTGAAGAATTTTTAGAAATATGAATTTGTCAATTTTTCTTTTCGAGCGTGATTTTAAATGAACGCGTATTGGCATAGAAAGTTAAATTGATTATTTTTCCGGTTGGCAAAAAATATTTTTTCAGTAAAATGTCGGAAGTGCCCTGAACTACACCCTTTTCTTTTTGCACAGGCTTTGCAAAAAGAAATTCATTTGCCGCTGAATTATGCGCGACCTCCAGCATTGCCGTCAGCCCTTCGATGGTTGACTCGGCGCCTGAATTTTTGTTCACCGAGTCTTTGCCGTTAATTCCGTCAAAAGTTCGTCCTGTTTTCGGGTCGTACATCGGCGTTGCCGCCGGATTATTGCCGGTGAGCCAGGAAGCAGTCAAACCAGCCAATTGCGCGTATTTGATTTCGCCGGTAATTTTTGCCAATCGAATTAATCCCACTGCCTGGCAACGGATGCCATAAGCAATTTGCGGAAATTGCGTTTTTTCCCCATCCAGAGTTAACTCCCGCAATCTACCGGTGATGAGCATTTTTGCTAAAAAATTGGCCTCTTTTTTAAGCGCCCTTAAAACAGTCGAATCGCCGCTAATTTCAAAAAATTCAGCCAATGCCTGCATTTGAGAATTTCCCCAATCGTGCCACACATTTTTCCAGGAGAGGAACGCTCCTGCCGCTGAAAAACGATCGGGCAATTGCATCAAAAGAATGCCCTCGACCAATTTTCGGGCTGAGGCAAGCAGTTCCGCGTCGTCGTATCCTCTGAGATATTGATTTACACCCAACAAAAACTCCGCGGTGGCATCGGCGCCATATTTATTGATCAGCCACGTCGGGTACTTAATTCCGTTTTCGGTGGTGGTTTTCGGATAATTTTGTAAAATATTTCGCAGCGGCAATTTGCATTTCAAAAATGCTTTTTTCAAAGAATCGGCAAAATCAGGGTCAATGGGGCGAAATACCTGCGTTGCTTTTCCGATCGCCCAGTATCCGCGCGCTGCCCAAAAATCGAATTTCTTTTTTGACGTTCGTCCCGATCGGTTGATTGTCGTGTCTGACAGAAGAAAGTTGTAAAATTCGCCGTCATCGGTTTGCATTTTGAGAATAAAATTCAACAGGCGATGCGCATCTGCCAGCACAGTCGAATCCTTGCCCAGTTCAAAATATCGCAGATAGAGCGCCGTGGCCCGCGCCGCGTCGTCGACGCAGGAGATGCCTTCTGCGTCCGCGTCAACCCAGTTGTAGTCAGGAAAATCGCTGTAAATATGCACGATGTCAAAAGTGTCGCTTTGGGCGTAAATTGTCTGAGTCAAATGCTTCAAATGATTGAAATTCACCCGCAGCATTTTTT encodes:
- a CDS encoding DUF4932 domain-containing protein, whose product is MKAIQVKYFVIILISYIIFVNFPAIAQSKEVIEISVDPRVELTSIIFRLTGKREYNKGEVKSYVRDVEKHFSHLRDHPAVKYAEQLINTRGIAYNAPMNIALYINSNFEFDDKIPFSDIDNRWRKDEVINFIKKMKQFSEESNFYDFYSAHTDLYMEIETEAREIIQNKFNLEWFTSFFGAQSNNRFKVILCLLNGRFNYSAKIKVGEVNEFYCFKGIQPSIWGRYFGDATLGTLAHEFLHSYINPLVDSNLTQLEKTGKCIFSHVQDKLKGNAYGSWQIMYYESLTIAVDLHYRRDNGISNWLSRYLRIKHNERAGFIFISDLYNYIDEYRKNRAQYPTFDTFIPKIVEFFEMYCDRLEN
- a CDS encoding glycosidase → MRLERIKGPILEPLAENSWESRAVLNPATIREGDVIHMLYRAVEGENFSTIGYAKLDLNQNVIERRPEPVICRTYPYEKKGCEDPRVTYLDGKYYIFYSGYDGKEVRICAASTENFETYTKYGIVVPDVWDKDAMLFPEPVGGKIILIHRVEPNIQFAFFDNIEQLLRPSNGYWNQYFSELDKFTVMKPEFDWEANKVGAGPPPIKTEQGWVLIYHGVDKNSVYRAGVALLDLESPERVIARYPKPILEPERRYELNGDVPNVVFPEGTVLIGDELYVYYGGADKVIGLATIKMNDLLEELKKHKI